The following are encoded in a window of Variovorax paradoxus genomic DNA:
- the hutI gene encoding imidazolonepropionase, translating to MKPPSEFPSADGLWTGLRLAPGAAPGLSLAPDAEAALVVAQGTIRWVGARADLPAEFAGLAPHDGGGALVTPGLVDCHTHLVYGGQRANEFAMRLAGATYEEVAKAGGGIVSSVRATREADEDTLFAQAASRLEQLLADGVCAIEIKSGYGLALEHERKQLRVARRLGEAYGVTVRTTFLGAHALPPEYAGRSGDYIDLVCKEMLPALAAEGLVDAVDVFCERIAFSLAETEQVFKAAQALGLPVKLHAEQLSDMGGAALAARYGALSCDHIEHLSADGIAAMRQSGTVAVLLPGAYYTLRDTHLPPIDALRAAGVPMAVSTDHNPGTSPTLSLLLMVNMACTLFRLTVPEALAGVTVHAARALGLQATHGAIAPGLPANFVLWNVREAAELAYWFGQRPLRTAVRQGRICISFPSPSGRGQGEGQRP from the coding sequence ATGAAACCCCCCAGCGAATTCCCCTCGGCCGACGGCCTCTGGACCGGCCTGCGCCTCGCACCCGGTGCGGCGCCTGGCCTGAGCTTGGCGCCCGATGCCGAAGCCGCCCTCGTGGTCGCGCAGGGCACGATCCGCTGGGTCGGTGCGCGCGCCGATCTGCCCGCCGAGTTCGCGGGGCTCGCGCCGCACGACGGCGGCGGCGCGCTCGTCACGCCTGGCCTTGTCGATTGCCACACGCACCTGGTCTACGGCGGCCAGCGTGCCAACGAGTTCGCGATGCGGCTCGCGGGCGCCACGTACGAAGAAGTGGCGAAGGCCGGCGGCGGCATCGTCTCATCGGTGCGCGCCACGCGCGAGGCCGACGAGGACACGCTGTTCGCACAGGCCGCATCGCGCCTCGAACAGCTGCTGGCCGACGGCGTCTGCGCCATCGAGATCAAGTCGGGCTACGGCCTCGCGCTCGAACACGAGCGCAAGCAGCTGCGCGTGGCGCGGCGCCTGGGCGAGGCCTACGGTGTCACCGTGCGCACCACCTTTCTCGGCGCGCACGCGCTGCCGCCGGAATACGCGGGCCGCAGCGGCGACTACATCGACCTCGTCTGCAAAGAGATGCTGCCCGCGCTCGCGGCCGAAGGGCTGGTCGATGCGGTCGATGTGTTCTGCGAACGCATCGCCTTCTCGCTCGCGGAAACCGAGCAGGTTTTCAAAGCCGCCCAGGCGCTGGGACTGCCAGTCAAGCTGCATGCCGAGCAACTCTCGGACATGGGCGGCGCCGCGCTCGCCGCGCGCTACGGCGCGCTGTCGTGCGACCACATCGAGCACCTGTCGGCCGACGGCATCGCGGCCATGCGCCAGTCGGGCACCGTGGCCGTGCTGCTGCCCGGCGCCTACTACACGCTGCGCGACACGCACCTGCCGCCCATCGACGCGCTGCGCGCCGCGGGCGTGCCGATGGCCGTGTCGACCGACCACAACCCCGGCACCTCGCCGACGCTGAGCCTGCTGCTGATGGTCAACATGGCCTGCACGCTGTTCCGCCTCACCGTGCCCGAGGCGCTGGCCGGCGTCACCGTGCACGCCGCGCGCGCGCTGGGCCTGCAGGCCACGCACGGCGCCATCGCGCCCGGCTTGCCCGCCAACTTCGTGCTGTGGAACGTGCGCGAAGCGGCCGAGCTGGCCTACTGGTTCGGTCAACGTCCA
- a CDS encoding HutD family protein: MTGVQRFSRATLRATPWKNGGGTTQEIASWPPGAGLDSFGWRVSIATIASPGPFSVFPGVDRQIMLLEGDGVRLFTHDGRVSHRLDVPHRPFAFSGDDPIDCTLLGGASNDFNVMTRGGQWRADVQVLDHAVDIAPAAHGVLLALRGDWRLNDDEALAEGEGLCWTDHAQAWQAAPGSEDARLVAVRFVPG, encoded by the coding sequence ATGACCGGCGTGCAACGCTTTTCCCGTGCCACCCTGCGCGCCACGCCCTGGAAAAACGGCGGCGGCACCACGCAGGAAATCGCCAGCTGGCCGCCAGGTGCGGGGCTCGACAGCTTCGGCTGGCGCGTGAGCATCGCGACCATCGCGTCGCCCGGCCCGTTCTCGGTGTTCCCCGGTGTCGACCGCCAGATCATGCTGCTCGAAGGCGACGGCGTGCGCCTCTTCACGCACGACGGCCGCGTGTCGCACCGGCTCGACGTGCCGCACCGGCCCTTCGCCTTTTCCGGTGACGACCCGATCGACTGCACGCTGCTCGGCGGCGCCTCGAACGACTTCAACGTGATGACGCGCGGCGGCCAGTGGCGCGCCGACGTGCAGGTGCTGGACCATGCCGTCGACATCGCGCCCGCGGCGCACGGCGTGCTGCTGGCGTTGCGTGGCGATTGGCGCTTGAATGACGACGAAGCCCTGGCTGAAGGCGAAGGCCTGTGCTGGACCGATCACGCGCAAGCGTGGCAAGCCGCACCGGGCAGTGAAGACGCGCGGCTCGTGGCCGTGCGCTTCGTGCCCGGCTGA